A stretch of Primulina tabacum isolate GXHZ01 chromosome 13, ASM2559414v2, whole genome shotgun sequence DNA encodes these proteins:
- the LOC142523376 gene encoding GDSL esterase/lipase At1g54790, with amino-acid sequence MASNICQSLIFLLLICLPSAKSIDFNYPAVFNFGDSNSDTGGLVAGLGERLDPPNGQTYFKKPSGRFCDGRLIIDFLMDAMDLPFLNSYLEAIGAPSFRTGCNFAAAGSTVLPATASSVSPFSFGIQVAQFFRFKAKVQDLQAKPRKFDKYIPAQDSFQKALYMFDIGQNDLAGAFYSKTLDQIIASIPTILAQFEDGIEKLYEQGARNFWIHNTGPLGCLPQNIAKFGTDTSRLDELGCVSSHNQASRLLNLQLHALCKKLQSQYPDSNVTFVDIFTIKSNLIANYSRYGFEQPLMACCGYGGPPLNYDSRISCGQTKLLNGSSVTAKGCSDSTEYVNWDGIHYTEAANQYVASQILTGKYSDPSFADKMPFLLKLKF; translated from the exons ATGGCTTCAAACATCTGCCAAAGTCTCATCTTTCTGTTGCTAATATGCCTTCCTTCAGCCAAATCCATAGATTTCAACTATCCAGCAGTTTTCAATTTTGGAGACTCCAATTCCGACACTGGAGGACTTGTTGCTGGCCTTGGTGAGAGACTTGATCCGCCAAATGGCCAGACTTACTTCAAAAAACCATCTGGGAGGTTCTGCGATGGCCGTCTGATCATCGATTTTCTGA TGGATGCCATGGACTTGCCATTTCTAAATTCATATTTGGAAGCAATTGGCGCGCCCAGTTTCAGAACCGGATGTAACTTTGCAGCAGCAGGCTCGACTGTACTTCCGGCCACTGCATCATCCGTTAGCCCATTTTCATTTGGAATTCAAGTGGCTCAGTTTTTCAGATTCAAGGCAAAAGTTCAAGATCTACAGGCTAAAC CAAGGAAATTTGACAAATACATTCCAGCGCAAGATTCATTTCAGAAAGCACTCTACATGTTTGACATAGGCCAGAATGATTTAGCTGGTGCCTTCTATTCTAAGACATTGGATCAAATTATTGCTTCAATTCCCACGATTTTAGCGCAATTTGAAGATGGCATTGAG AAATTATACGAACAAGGGGCGAGAAATTTTTGGATCCATAATACAGGTCCCCTAGGTTGCTTGCCTCAAAATATTGCAAAATTTGGCACTGATACATCTAGGCTGGATGAGCTAGGGTGTGTCAGCTCTCACAACCAAGCTTCCAGACTTCTCAACCTGCAACTTCATGCTCTCTGTAAAAAGTTACAATCCCAATATCCCGATTCAAATGTCACATTTGTCGATATTTTCACAATCAAATCCAATCTTATAGCAAACTATTCCCGTTACG GCTTTGAGCAGCCATTAATGGCATGCTGTGGATATGGAGGTCCTCCGTTGAATTACGACAGTCGCATCTCCTGTGGTCAAACTAAACTCTTGAATGGAAGTTCTGTAACAGCCAAAGGTTGCAGTGACAGTACAGAATATGTGAACTGGGATGGTATTCATTACACTGAGGCCGCAAATCAGTATGTGGCGTCACAGATTCTGACGGGAAAATACTCGGATCCCTCATTTGCTGATAAGATGCCTTTTCTtctaaaactaaaattttaa